In one Alphaproteobacteria bacterium genomic region, the following are encoded:
- a CDS encoding PAS domain S-box protein: MALSKLFGGRAQDHTETLKALDRSQAVIEFKVDGTILTANDNFLSLMGYGLEEVKGRHHSIFVDASYRASPEYRAFWQALGKGEFKTAEFKRVTKDGREVWIQATYAPIADHKGRVYKVVKFASDITEAKLKASDFNGQIDAINLSQAVIEFELDGTIRKANKNFLNAMGYEESEIVGKHHRTFVDAETRNSPEYAAFWESLARGEYRAGEFKRVAKGGREVWIQASYNPIRDMNGKPYKVVKFASDITAEKKRAAEAAGQLDAIQKSQAVISFKLDGTIEEANENFLNAVGYRMEEIRGRHHSMFMPEEAARSEEYHAFWAALNQGQFQAGEYRRIGKGGREIWIQATYNPIRDLNGQPYKVVKFATDVTDEVMARRRAEQISNLLEQTAAGAEEMNASVREIAVSMEQCNELTSGAAEEVSTTGHATERLDSAATSMGGITVAIGEITNQINMLALNATIEAARAGEAGKGFAVVANEVKVLADQARKATTEIETEISNLRSVSADVVNGLGDIRHKIELVQERVAATASALSQQTSVANEMSASMARAASEASGTT; the protein is encoded by the coding sequence AGGCCGTCACCATTCGATCTTTGTCGATGCCTCCTATCGCGCCAGCCCGGAATACCGGGCCTTCTGGCAGGCCCTCGGCAAAGGTGAATTCAAGACGGCCGAATTCAAGCGCGTGACAAAGGATGGTCGCGAGGTCTGGATCCAGGCGACCTATGCGCCGATCGCCGATCACAAGGGTCGCGTCTACAAGGTGGTCAAATTCGCCAGCGACATTACGGAAGCCAAGCTGAAGGCGTCGGATTTCAACGGACAGATCGATGCCATCAACTTGTCCCAGGCGGTGATCGAATTCGAACTCGACGGTACGATCCGCAAGGCCAACAAGAACTTCCTGAATGCGATGGGCTACGAGGAATCGGAAATCGTCGGAAAGCACCATCGCACCTTTGTCGATGCCGAGACCCGAAACAGCCCGGAATATGCTGCCTTCTGGGAATCGCTCGCGCGCGGAGAGTATCGCGCCGGGGAATTCAAGCGCGTCGCAAAAGGGGGGCGCGAGGTCTGGATTCAGGCGTCCTACAACCCGATCCGGGACATGAACGGAAAACCGTACAAGGTCGTGAAGTTTGCGTCGGACATTACCGCTGAAAAGAAGCGCGCTGCTGAAGCGGCCGGCCAGTTGGATGCCATTCAGAAATCGCAGGCGGTGATTTCCTTCAAGCTGGACGGCACGATCGAGGAAGCCAATGAAAACTTCCTGAACGCCGTCGGATACCGGATGGAGGAAATTCGCGGCCGGCATCATTCGATGTTCATGCCCGAGGAGGCCGCCCGAAGCGAAGAGTACCATGCGTTTTGGGCCGCCCTGAATCAGGGGCAGTTTCAGGCCGGAGAATACCGACGGATCGGTAAGGGCGGTCGTGAGATATGGATTCAGGCGACCTACAACCCGATCCGCGATCTGAACGGGCAGCCTTACAAGGTTGTCAAATTTGCCACCGACGTGACGGACGAGGTCATGGCACGCCGGCGCGCGGAGCAGATCAGCAACCTGTTGGAACAGACTGCAGCCGGAGCCGAGGAGATGAATGCGTCCGTTCGGGAGATTGCCGTCAGCATGGAGCAGTGCAACGAACTGACCTCCGGCGCGGCAGAGGAAGTGTCGACAACCGGACACGCGACCGAGCGATTGGACAGCGCCGCGACCTCCATGGGCGGCATTACTGTCGCGATTGGCGAGATCACGAACCAGATCAACATGCTGGCACTCAACGCGACAATCGAAGCGGCCCGGGCGGGCGAAGCCGGCAAGGGCTTCGCCGTCGTCGCCAACGAGGTCAAGGTTCTGGCCGACCAGGCCCGCAAGGCGACCACCGAAATCGAAACGGAAATCTCCAATCTGCGATCGGTGTCGGCCGATGTCGTGAACGGATTGGGCGATATCCGGCACAAGATCGAACTGGTACAGGAACGGGTCGCCGCCACAGCATCAGCCCTGAGTCAGCAGACCAGCGTTGCCAACGAAATGTCCGCATCCATGGCACGGGCGGCGTCGGAAGCCTCCGGCACGACCTGA
- a CDS encoding ABC transporter permease: MTTTHSDGGSLPPNQAAAADNVRRGVRGPRAFGSVNWVGWRSLYMKEVRRFLNVATQTVAAPVVTTLLFLAIFTLALGRAVETVHGVPFPVFLAPGLIVMAMVQNAFANTSSSLVISKVQGNIVDVLMPPINPVEFVTAYALAGATRGVVVGLSTGLCMWIFVPFEITNPALVIYHGISASLMLSLIGIIGGIWADKFDHMAAITNFVITPFAFLSGTFYSIERLPEPFYTIAFFNPFFYMIDGFRSGFIGTSDAPAWLGMTIMFGINLALALLAWRMVHSGYKLKN; the protein is encoded by the coding sequence ATGACGACAACGCATTCTGACGGCGGCAGCCTGCCGCCGAATCAAGCCGCCGCCGCCGACAATGTCCGCCGCGGCGTTCGCGGTCCGCGCGCCTTCGGCTCGGTCAACTGGGTTGGCTGGCGCAGCCTCTACATGAAGGAAGTTCGCCGCTTCCTGAACGTCGCGACCCAGACCGTCGCGGCGCCTGTCGTGACGACGCTGCTGTTCCTCGCGATCTTCACGCTGGCGCTCGGTCGGGCTGTGGAGACGGTGCATGGCGTGCCGTTTCCTGTCTTCCTGGCGCCCGGCCTTATCGTCATGGCCATGGTCCAGAATGCCTTTGCCAACACGTCTTCCTCGCTGGTCATCTCCAAGGTTCAGGGCAACATCGTCGATGTCCTTATGCCGCCGATCAACCCGGTGGAATTCGTCACTGCCTATGCCCTGGCCGGGGCGACCCGAGGGGTCGTGGTCGGTCTGTCCACCGGCCTGTGCATGTGGATTTTCGTGCCGTTCGAGATCACCAACCCGGCATTGGTCATCTATCATGGCATCAGTGCGTCGTTGATGCTCAGCCTCATCGGCATCATCGGGGGAATCTGGGCGGACAAGTTCGACCACATGGCCGCAATCACGAATTTCGTCATCACGCCCTTCGCGTTTCTCAGCGGAACCTTTTATTCGATCGAGCGCCTGCCGGAGCCGTTCTATACGATCGCCTTCTTCAACCCGTTCTTCTACATGATCGACGGGTTCCGCAGCGGCTTCATCGGGACCTCCGATGCGCCTGCATGGCTTGGCATGACGATCATGTTCGGGATCAATCTGGCGCTGGCCTTGCTGGCCTGGCGCATGGTTCATTCCGGCTACAAGCTGAAGAACTAG